CCGGCCTACCCCTCCTGCTGAGAGGCCCATATCTAGAAACTTCTGTTACCAGAATGCTCCATGTTGAGGAGTGTGTGAGGTGCAAGAGGACTCCTGAGAGGGCCCCGCCGGAGGCCCGGCTCACCCCTCATCCCAGGCCTGCAGCCTCACCAACTGCACGGGGTTTCTGCTTCCACCCGACTCTTCTTTAGCTTGGACTGGCAGGGGACGGGTGTGGCAGTGGGTCCAAAGCTTAGCAGAGGCCGAGCCGCTCCGCTCCGCTCCCCTCCCTGGCCTGGCTTGGAGGCTCATCCCCCGTGGCAGGGTGTGGCTTCGGCTGCAGGAAGGGTGTGGAGCTGATCACACCTGCCTTCAAAGCCTGCTCTCTCTCAAGTGTTTGATCTCGGAATGAGAGACACTGTCCTGTCTGCCTTCAACAGGACACTGGTCCCACAGTCCAAGTTTGGAGTAGGCCCGGGGGCTCAGGGGAAGACAGAAAGAGCACAGCAGCGCGTCTTTCCTGACTCAAGAATTTATTGATTACAGCAATTCTTCTTTGTCACATTGGGAGCAGGCAACACATTTGGAGAAGGGGCTCCAGAAGGCCACAGCCCACCTGCTAAGGGATTTGTGAGTTGTCTCTTCCCAGACAGGGAGGAGGGAAGTGGGGTGTGCTCAAAACCCCCTTCAGGCAGCAACTACGTGGCCACTGATGGGAGCTGGTAGATTCTGAGGCCTCCAGGGGCTCCTGATGCTGGAGACTCCTGCTCGGCAGCAAAGACACAGTCAGCAGGAGACCAGGATTGAGCACTCGGCAGCCAGACTCCTGGCCTGAGCAGGGGCCTCAGCAGGCTGGGCAGGAGCACGCAGGGCGGCAGAGGAGAGACACGCAGGAGGCCGGGCGACAGCAGCTGGGctggcaggaggaggcaggggcacagcaggaggaggcaggggcacAGCAGGCAGGCCTGCACATGGGGCGGCAGAGCAGGGACATGGAGGAGGAGGGTCTGCAGCAGGAGGTGGTGCAGCAAGCCGGCTGGCAGCTAGACTGCTGGCAGCATGAAGAGGAAGCCCCAGAGCAGACAGGCACACAGCAGACGGGCTTGCAGCAGACGGGTACACAGCTCACAGGCTTGCAGCAGACGGGCACACAGCAGGCCTGCTGGCAGGGGGAGGAGGTGCAGCAAGCCGGCTGGCAGCATGAAGAAGACTCAGAGCAGGTGGGCATGCAGCACACAGACTTGCAGCAGACGGGCACACAGCACACGGGCTTGCAGCAGACGGGCACACAGCAGGCCTGCTGGCAGGGGGAGGATGTGCAGCAAGCCGGCTGGCAGCTAGACTGCTGGCAGCATGAAGAGGAGCCCTCAGAGCAGGTGGGCACACAGCAAACAGGCTTGCAGCAGACGGGCACACAGCAGGCCTGCTGGCAGGGGGAGGAGGTGCAGCAAGCTGGCTGGCAGCTAGACTGCTGGCAGCATGAGGGTGTGCAGGAGCTGGTGCAGCCTGATTGGCAGGGGCTGGGCTCACAGGCTGCCTGGCAGCAGGGGCTGGACACACAGCTCGCCGGGGTGCAGACCAGGGTCAGGCAGGGGGCCTGGGCGCAGCAGCTGGGGGCGCAGCAGGGGGGCTGGCAGCAGCTCTCTGGGCAGTTGTCCACCTGCCAGGAGTCGGAGCAAGTGCTGGAGCAGACAGACATGGTGGACGCGGCCATGCTGGGGTGTGGAGGAGGTGAGCTGGGGGaggtgtgagtgagtgagtgagtgagtgagtgagtgagtgaatgaggaGCTCTGGGCTGTGGGGCTTTTATACCCCTCCCTGGCTTGCGTTGTCCAGACAGGAGGCTCCACAAGCTTCTCTTCCTCGTAGGTGTTTAGAGCTGTTGGCTGGAGATG
The Saimiri boliviensis isolate mSaiBol1 chromosome 18, mSaiBol1.pri, whole genome shotgun sequence genome window above contains:
- the LOC104651339 gene encoding uncharacterized protein LOC104651339 — its product is MAASTMSVCSSTCSDSWQVDNCPESCCQPPCCAPSCCAQAPCLTLVCTPASCVSSPCCQAACEPSPCQSGCTSSCTPSCCQQSSCQPACCTSSPCQQACCVPVCCKPVCCVPTCSEGSSSCCQQSSCQPACCTSSPCQQACCVPVCCKPVCCVPVCCKSVCCMPTCSESSSCCQPACCTSSPCQQACCVPVCCKPVSCVPVCCKPVCCVPVCSGASSSCCQQSSCQPACCTTSCCRPSSSMSLLCRPMCRPACCAPASSCCAPASSCQPSCCRPASCVSLLCRPACSCPAC